A window of Jannaschia sp. M317 contains these coding sequences:
- a CDS encoding carbohydrate ABC transporter permease has protein sequence MTAATTNIPDLTRRRPLTGKQIAGRIALYATLLILAAFVLMPLAVIILNSVRFNEDILRESFIGWPTRLTLENWSVAWGEACINASCTGVKPYFWASMLMVVPATVISTALGLLNGFALTKWPMPFAGLVFVVITIGVFLPPQVVLLPWAIALSWLGLSKSLAGLALVHIIQGTCFTTLFARNYLINLPDDLIKAARIDGAGFFRTFWRIVVPLSPPIIIVTIIWQFTFIWNEFLFAVTFSHSDFRPITAALMSLNADDTGVSEYGFGSAAVLIAAIPPLIIYFAGGRYFVRGLTQGAVK, from the coding sequence ATGACCGCCGCTACAACCAACATCCCCGACCTGACCCGTCGGCGCCCGCTGACGGGAAAACAGATCGCCGGGCGCATCGCGCTTTATGCGACGCTGCTGATCCTGGCGGCTTTCGTTTTGATGCCGCTGGCGGTGATCATCCTGAACTCCGTTCGCTTCAACGAGGACATCCTGCGCGAAAGCTTCATCGGCTGGCCCACCCGCCTGACGCTGGAAAACTGGTCCGTCGCCTGGGGCGAGGCCTGCATCAACGCCAGTTGCACGGGGGTGAAGCCCTACTTCTGGGCCTCCATGCTGATGGTGGTGCCCGCCACCGTGATCTCGACCGCGCTGGGGCTGCTGAACGGCTTTGCCCTGACGAAATGGCCGATGCCATTCGCGGGCCTGGTGTTTGTCGTAATCACGATCGGGGTGTTCCTGCCGCCGCAGGTGGTGCTGCTGCCCTGGGCCATCGCGCTCAGCTGGCTGGGCCTGTCGAAATCGCTGGCTGGTCTGGCACTGGTGCACATCATTCAGGGGACGTGCTTCACCACGCTGTTTGCGCGCAACTACCTGATCAATCTGCCCGACGACCTGATCAAGGCGGCACGGATCGACGGGGCGGGGTTCTTCCGCACCTTCTGGCGGATCGTCGTGCCGCTGTCGCCGCCGATCATCATCGTGACGATCATCTGGCAGTTCACCTTCATCTGGAACGAGTTCCTGTTCGCGGTGACCTTCTCGCACTCCGACTTCCGCCCGATCACGGCGGCTCTGATGTCGCTGAACGCGGACGACACCGGGGTCAGCGAATACGGCTTCGGCTCTGCCGCCGTCCTGATCGCGGCGATCCCGCCACTCATCATCTACTTCGCCGGCGGACGCTACTTTGTCCGGGGCCTGACGCAGGGAGCCGTGAAATAA
- a CDS encoding phosphopyruvate hydratase produces the protein MTAIASVKGRRVWDSRGHPTVEVEVTLETGAVGRAIAPAGASRGTREAIDLRDGGTALRGKGVARALASVTDTIAPALVGRDVTDQAGADATILGLDTSPLKETLGGNATVATSLAILHAAAADARQPLWRHVANHYGTTPSLPLPEIQIFGGGAHAGRRVDIQDFMIMVPGATTFDEVMEVTNEVYFAAGDIMARRGKLAGVADEGGWWPSFDSNEEALETLVEAISLAGETPGDRVIISLDIAASEFGKQGRYRLALEDREMDSGQLVDMLGGWLKSYPIASIEDPVGEDDPEGMAEFTRRHGADVQIIGDDYLVTNARLVEEAAAAGACNAVLIKVNQAGTVTESVQTFEAAAKAGFGAVVSARSGETEDVSISHLSTGLGGGQLKVGSFTRSERMAKWNECLRFQDDLGAGAFVGGAPLAATWWGRKNKEDAA, from the coding sequence GTGACAGCGATAGCATCAGTCAAAGGCCGCCGCGTCTGGGATTCGCGCGGCCACCCCACCGTCGAGGTCGAAGTGACCTTGGAAACCGGCGCGGTTGGCCGTGCCATCGCCCCTGCGGGTGCCTCGCGCGGAACCCGCGAAGCCATCGATCTGCGCGACGGCGGTACGGCGTTGCGCGGCAAGGGCGTGGCCCGGGCGTTGGCCAGCGTGACGGACACCATCGCGCCTGCGCTGGTCGGTCGGGACGTGACCGATCAGGCCGGGGCCGACGCCACGATCCTGGGGTTGGACACGTCGCCGTTGAAAGAGACGCTGGGCGGCAATGCGACCGTCGCCACGTCGCTTGCCATCCTGCATGCGGCTGCGGCCGATGCGCGCCAGCCGCTGTGGCGTCATGTGGCCAACCACTATGGCACCACGCCCAGCCTGCCATTGCCCGAAATCCAGATCTTCGGCGGTGGGGCCCACGCGGGGCGTCGCGTGGATATCCAGGACTTCATGATCATGGTTCCCGGCGCGACCACCTTCGACGAGGTGATGGAGGTCACGAACGAGGTCTACTTTGCCGCCGGTGACATCATGGCCCGGCGTGGCAAGCTGGCGGGCGTGGCCGACGAAGGCGGCTGGTGGCCCAGCTTCGACAGCAACGAAGAGGCGCTGGAAACATTGGTCGAGGCGATCTCGCTGGCGGGCGAAACCCCTGGCGACCGCGTGATCATCTCTCTCGACATTGCCGCGTCGGAATTCGGCAAACAGGGCCGCTATCGCCTGGCGCTGGAAGATCGCGAAATGGACAGCGGCCAGTTGGTCGACATGCTGGGCGGCTGGCTCAAGTCCTATCCCATCGCCTCGATCGAGGACCCCGTGGGCGAGGACGACCCCGAAGGCATGGCCGAATTTACCCGCCGTCACGGCGCGGACGTGCAGATCATCGGCGACGACTACCTGGTGACCAACGCACGCCTGGTCGAGGAAGCCGCCGCCGCAGGGGCCTGCAACGCGGTCCTCATCAAGGTCAATCAGGCCGGGACCGTGACGGAATCCGTCCAGACCTTCGAGGCCGCCGCCAAGGCGGGCTTCGGTGCCGTCGTTTCGGCCCGGTCGGGCGAGACTGAGGACGTCTCGATCAGCCACCTGTCCACCGGTTTGGGGGGCGGACAGCTGAAGGTCGGGTCCTTCACCCGGTCCGAGCGGATGGCGAAATGGAACGAATGCCTGCGCTTTCAGGATGACCTGGGGGCCGGCGCCTTTGTCGGGGGCGCACCGCTGGCCGCGACCTGGTGGGGCCGTAAGAACAAGGAAGATGCTGCATGA
- a CDS encoding fumarylacetoacetate hydrolase family protein, translated as MKLARYGDRNGPKIPCILDAEGTPRDASSLVADFGPQTLSPDLLARLAAVDPTTLPKADVAGKRLAPPTAQPFNIWCVGLNYSDHAAEAGLPVPEEPILFNKSTVTYCGPNDDLLYAPKMTKLDWEVELGIVIGKPALNISKSEALDHVAGFVLVNDVSERAWQMERSGQWVKGKSFPNFCPTGPFLATPDEVGDVQKLGMWLDVNGDRKQTGNTDTMIFDVATIVSYMSEFTRLEPGDLICTGTPPGVGAGMKPPQWLTVGDRVELGIDGLGTQAQTVVAL; from the coding sequence ATGAAACTCGCCCGCTACGGGGACCGCAACGGCCCCAAGATCCCCTGCATTCTGGACGCCGAGGGCACGCCGCGCGATGCCTCGTCGCTTGTCGCCGATTTCGGGCCGCAGACGCTTTCGCCCGACTTGCTGGCCCGTCTGGCCGCCGTCGATCCCACGACGCTGCCCAAGGCCGATGTTGCGGGCAAACGCCTGGCCCCGCCCACGGCGCAGCCTTTCAATATCTGGTGCGTTGGCCTGAATTATTCCGACCACGCCGCCGAAGCGGGCCTGCCCGTGCCCGAAGAGCCGATCCTGTTCAACAAGTCGACGGTCACCTACTGCGGCCCGAACGACGACCTGCTTTACGCGCCCAAGATGACCAAGCTGGACTGGGAGGTGGAGCTGGGCATCGTCATCGGCAAACCCGCGCTCAACATCTCCAAATCCGAGGCGCTGGACCACGTGGCGGGCTTTGTGCTGGTCAACGATGTCTCGGAACGCGCCTGGCAGATGGAACGCTCGGGCCAATGGGTGAAGGGCAAGAGCTTCCCCAATTTCTGCCCCACCGGCCCGTTTCTGGCCACTCCTGACGAGGTGGGCGACGTGCAGAAACTGGGCATGTGGTTGGACGTCAATGGCGACCGCAAGCAGACCGGCAATACCGACACGATGATCTTCGATGTGGCGACCATCGTGTCCTACATGTCCGAATTCACCCGTCTGGAACCCGGCGACCTGATCTGCACCGGCACGCCTCCGGGTGTGGGCGCGGGCATGAAGCCACCGCAGTGGTTGACGGTTGGTGACCGTGTGGAACTGGGCATCGACGGCCTGGGCACACAGGCGCAGACGGTCGTGGCCCTGTGA
- a CDS encoding ABC transporter substrate-binding protein produces the protein MTFTTRAFLATTAATLSLTGAAIAEPKTNMLHQWHSGANAEAINVLGEMYTAAGGQWNQTAVPGHTSNTIARLRADVISGTPPSAVQLKGPEIGEWANTGLTANLNALAEAEGWEDVVAPELVSVMKPHGEWVAAPMNIHRIDWMWASKSAMDAIGSPDLPTTWAEFNEQAAAMAEAGIIPVAHGGQDWIDGTLFEVIVQGISTDLFREAFINLDLDALQGDEMAAAFDQLRLMVGWMDPAFPGRGWEEPLNMMAKGEAGFYFHGDWAIGTMNAAGYEYGVDYLCAGAPMNSGQPGYILNSDSVVFFEQSEDDFIEGQTLLASTIMTPEFQKVFNVAKGSIPARMDVELGEDFNPCQRLNIEDLRAAADAGTVVRSMAHNMAVPEKFRKAMFTVISEFINSDMSSEDAARRMAESVINEY, from the coding sequence ATGACATTCACCACTCGGGCCTTTTTGGCCACCACAGCCGCGACGCTTTCGCTGACCGGCGCGGCGATTGCCGAACCCAAGACGAACATGCTGCACCAATGGCATTCCGGCGCGAACGCCGAGGCCATCAACGTGCTGGGCGAGATGTATACAGCCGCCGGGGGCCAGTGGAACCAGACCGCCGTTCCTGGCCACACATCCAACACCATCGCCCGCCTGCGCGCCGACGTCATTTCCGGCACGCCGCCCTCGGCCGTGCAGCTGAAGGGCCCGGAGATCGGCGAATGGGCCAACACCGGCCTGACCGCCAACCTCAACGCCCTGGCCGAAGCCGAGGGCTGGGAAGACGTCGTCGCGCCCGAGCTGGTGTCGGTCATGAAGCCGCACGGCGAATGGGTCGCGGCCCCCATGAACATCCACCGCATCGACTGGATGTGGGCGTCGAAGTCGGCGATGGACGCCATCGGCTCGCCCGACCTGCCGACCACCTGGGCAGAGTTCAACGAACAGGCCGCCGCCATGGCCGAGGCGGGCATCATCCCCGTGGCCCACGGCGGGCAGGACTGGATCGACGGCACCCTGTTCGAAGTGATCGTTCAGGGCATTTCCACCGACCTGTTCCGCGAGGCGTTCATCAACCTCGACCTGGACGCGTTGCAGGGCGACGAAATGGCCGCCGCCTTTGATCAGCTGCGCCTGATGGTCGGCTGGATGGACCCGGCCTTTCCGGGGCGCGGCTGGGAAGAGCCGCTGAACATGATGGCCAAGGGCGAAGCGGGGTTCTACTTCCACGGCGACTGGGCCATCGGCACGATGAACGCGGCGGGTTACGAATACGGCGTCGACTACCTTTGTGCGGGCGCACCGATGAATTCGGGTCAGCCGGGATACATCCTCAACTCCGACAGCGTCGTCTTCTTCGAGCAGTCCGAGGATGACTTCATCGAAGGCCAGACCCTGCTGGCATCGACCATCATGACGCCGGAGTTCCAGAAGGTGTTCAACGTCGCCAAGGGGTCCATCCCTGCGCGGATGGACGTGGAGCTGGGCGAGGACTTCAACCCCTGTCAGCGCCTGAACATCGAAGACCTGCGCGCCGCCGCTGACGCCGGCACCGTCGTCCGCTCGATGGCCCACAACATGGCCGTGCCGGAGAAGTTCCGGAAAGCGATGTTCACCGTGATCTCGGAGTTCATCAACTCCGACATGTCCTCCGAGGATGCCGCGCGCCGCATGGCCGAGTCCGTCATCAACGAGTACTGA
- a CDS encoding SDR family oxidoreductase yields MAVVTAAGQGIGRAVATRLAADGATVHASDLNADLLVGLDARTARLDATDADAVAAYFDGFDRIDILVHAVGYVHQGTIAQTSLADWHRSTEITLGSAFTVCKYAVPRMTEHGGSLMTIASVASSLRGYPNRVAYCAAKGGVIGLTKALAADHLRDGLRCNAICPGVIDSPSLQDRIREMAQETGSEEAARKIFLDRQPSGRLGQSDEIAAACAFLASDEAGFITGQTIQIDGGITI; encoded by the coding sequence GTGGCCGTCGTCACGGCAGCCGGGCAGGGGATCGGCCGCGCCGTCGCCACCCGGCTGGCCGCCGATGGGGCCACTGTCCACGCAAGCGACCTGAACGCCGATCTGCTAGTCGGGCTGGACGCCAGGACGGCGCGGCTCGACGCGACGGACGCGGACGCAGTCGCGGCCTATTTCGACGGGTTCGACCGGATCGACATCCTGGTGCACGCAGTTGGCTACGTCCATCAGGGCACCATCGCACAGACCTCTCTGGCCGATTGGCACCGCTCGACCGAAATCACGCTGGGCAGCGCCTTTACCGTCTGCAAATACGCCGTGCCCCGGATGACAGAACACGGCGGCAGCCTGATGACGATCGCCTCGGTCGCCAGCTCCCTGCGCGGCTATCCGAACCGGGTTGCCTATTGCGCGGCCAAGGGCGGCGTGATCGGCCTGACCAAGGCGCTGGCCGCCGACCACCTGCGCGACGGTTTGCGGTGCAACGCGATCTGTCCCGGCGTGATCGACAGTCCCAGCTTGCAGGACCGCATCCGCGAGATGGCGCAAGAGACGGGCAGCGAAGAGGCCGCCCGCAAGATATTCCTGGACCGACAGCCCTCGGGCCGGTTGGGCCAGTCTGATGAAATCGCCGCCGCCTGCGCCTTTCTGGCCAGCGATGAGGCGGGGTTCATCACCGGACAGACCATCCAGATTGACGGAGGGATCACGATCTAG
- a CDS encoding carbohydrate ABC transporter permease: MALAAPPPTFASRPKSRAARMAQLVPAFVLIPTIITTGIYIFVFVGWNIYLSLSNSTLLPTYDFAGFDAYTRLWRNPRWTTGVWNLAVFGALYIILTTAMGVFLAVLMDQKVKGENLLRSIFLYPIAISFVVTGTTWQWILNPSTGLQAFVQSLGWENFEFTLITSRETALWAVVLAAVWHASGFVMVMVLAALRGVDRDMVKAGQIDGAGMLKIYRRIILPSIWPVMISVLIILLQFAIKTFDLVLALTHGGPGIATTFPAMFVYDRLFAAGELAQGAAAAVWMLIGLVVVFLPIGALHLVMRRQKGGAK; the protein is encoded by the coding sequence ATGGCCCTTGCCGCCCCCCCGCCGACCTTTGCGTCGCGCCCCAAAAGCCGTGCGGCCCGCATGGCGCAGTTGGTTCCCGCCTTCGTTCTGATCCCGACGATCATCACGACTGGCATCTACATCTTCGTCTTCGTCGGCTGGAACATCTACCTGTCGCTGTCGAATTCGACCCTGCTGCCGACCTACGATTTTGCAGGCTTCGACGCCTATACGCGCCTGTGGCGCAATCCGCGCTGGACCACGGGCGTCTGGAACCTGGCGGTGTTTGGCGCGCTCTACATCATCCTGACCACAGCCATGGGCGTCTTTCTTGCGGTCCTGATGGACCAGAAGGTCAAGGGCGAGAACCTCTTGCGCTCGATCTTCCTTTATCCGATCGCGATTTCCTTCGTGGTGACCGGCACCACCTGGCAATGGATTCTGAACCCCTCGACCGGGCTTCAGGCCTTTGTGCAGTCGCTCGGGTGGGAGAACTTTGAATTCACCTTGATCACCAGCCGCGAAACCGCGCTTTGGGCGGTGGTTCTGGCGGCGGTTTGGCATGCCTCTGGCTTTGTGATGGTGATGGTTCTGGCGGCCCTGCGGGGCGTGGACCGCGACATGGTCAAGGCCGGGCAGATCGACGGGGCGGGCATGCTCAAGATCTATCGCCGGATCATCCTGCCCTCGATCTGGCCGGTGATGATCTCGGTTCTGATCATCCTGCTGCAATTCGCCATCAAGACCTTTGACCTGGTGCTGGCGTTGACCCACGGGGGGCCCGGCATCGCGACCACCTTCCCGGCGATGTTTGTCTACGACCGGCTGTTTGCTGCGGGCGAGCTGGCGCAGGGGGCGGCCGCCGCCGTCTGGATGCTGATCGGCCTGGTCGTGGTGTTCCTGCCCATCGGTGCGCTGCACCTCGTGATGCGCCGCCAGAAAGGAGGCGCGAAATGA
- the urtD gene encoding urea ABC transporter ATP-binding protein UrtD has product MSALLEVSGVSKTFDGFKAIDNLSFSVGEPELRAIIGPNGAGKTTFMDLVTGKTRPDSGEILYGELSRDLTRMSEAQIARAGIGRKFQKPTVFEDQTVAENLAMALKAPRNPLTVLMKRPDTRALAAEQAAQVGLMDAFDTRAGILSHGQKQWLEIGMLLAQEPRLLLVDEPAAGMTSAERERTTEMLVDAARTRAVVVIEHDMEFVRRLNCRVTVLHEGRSLAEGSLDYVCADPRVIDVYLGRPEEEAAHA; this is encoded by the coding sequence ATGAGCGCGCTTCTCGAAGTATCTGGCGTGTCGAAAACCTTCGATGGGTTCAAGGCCATCGACAATCTGTCCTTTTCCGTGGGCGAGCCCGAGCTGCGCGCCATCATCGGGCCGAACGGGGCGGGCAAGACCACCTTCATGGACCTGGTCACAGGCAAGACCCGGCCCGACAGCGGCGAGATCCTCTATGGTGAGCTGTCGCGCGACCTGACCCGGATGTCCGAGGCCCAGATCGCCCGCGCAGGCATCGGGCGCAAGTTCCAGAAACCCACCGTCTTTGAGGATCAGACCGTGGCTGAAAATCTGGCCATGGCGCTCAAGGCTCCGCGCAACCCTTTGACTGTGCTGATGAAACGTCCCGACACCCGCGCGCTTGCTGCCGAACAGGCGGCGCAAGTGGGGTTGATGGATGCCTTCGACACGCGCGCCGGGATTCTGTCCCACGGGCAAAAGCAATGGCTGGAAATCGGCATGTTGCTGGCTCAGGAGCCGCGCCTGTTGCTGGTCGACGAACCGGCGGCGGGCATGACCAGCGCGGAGCGGGAGCGGACGACGGAAATGCTGGTCGATGCCGCCCGGACCCGCGCCGTTGTCGTCATCGAACACGACATGGAATTCGTCCGTCGCCTCAACTGCCGCGTCACCGTTCTGCACGAAGGGCGGTCCCTGGCCGAAGGCTCGCTCGATTACGTCTGTGCCGATCCGCGTGTGATCGACGTCTACCTTGGCCGACCCGAAGAGGAGGCGGCCCATGCTTGA
- a CDS encoding phosphotransferase family protein produces MTTELDSRCRRLVEALGLGQADDVTDVRPLTGGVASDIAAVRLPDREICVKFALPKLKVAADWFAPVHRNAAEYAWLSFANRVAPEAAVDLYGHAPEQHGFAMEMVAGRDVYLWKSALLDGAPDRSEARAVGDLLGRIHAASAKGVEPGVFDNRADFHALRIEPYLLYTAGQHPDLAETITALDTMLAQAPQVLVHGDVSPKNILFRDGRPVILDAECATLQGAAFDPSFCLNHLILKAIHLPASRDNLLDQVGTFWAAYAPHVDWQDPADLERQVCRLVPALMLARVDGKSPVEYFTDADRTLTRAVSRGLIVDPAPDLHSLTDTLRTALKDYRT; encoded by the coding sequence GTGACGACCGAGTTGGACAGCCGCTGTCGGCGGCTGGTCGAGGCGCTTGGCCTTGGCCAGGCAGATGACGTGACCGACGTGCGCCCGCTGACCGGCGGTGTCGCCTCGGACATCGCTGCCGTGCGGTTGCCGGATCGCGAAATCTGCGTGAAATTCGCCCTGCCAAAGCTCAAGGTGGCTGCCGACTGGTTTGCCCCCGTGCACCGCAATGCCGCCGAATACGCCTGGCTGTCCTTTGCCAACCGCGTCGCGCCCGAGGCTGCTGTCGATCTGTATGGTCACGCACCCGAGCAGCACGGGTTCGCGATGGAGATGGTCGCGGGTCGCGATGTCTATCTCTGGAAATCGGCCCTGCTGGACGGGGCCCCTGACCGGTCGGAGGCGCGGGCCGTCGGGGACCTGTTGGGCCGCATTCATGCGGCCTCCGCCAAGGGGGTGGAACCTGGGGTTTTCGACAATCGCGCGGATTTCCACGCCCTGCGGATCGAGCCGTATCTGCTTTATACCGCAGGCCAGCATCCCGATCTGGCAGAGACGATCACCGCCCTCGACACCATGCTGGCCCAGGCCCCGCAGGTTCTGGTGCATGGTGACGTCAGCCCCAAGAACATCCTGTTCCGCGATGGCCGGCCGGTGATCCTGGATGCGGAATGCGCGACGTTGCAGGGGGCGGCCTTTGATCCGTCGTTCTGTTTGAATCACCTGATCCTCAAGGCCATCCATCTTCCGGCCAGCCGCGACAACCTGCTGGATCAGGTCGGCACCTTCTGGGCTGCCTATGCGCCTCATGTTGACTGGCAGGACCCCGCCGATCTGGAACGTCAGGTCTGTCGGCTGGTGCCCGCGCTGATGCTGGCCCGCGTCGATGGCAAGTCCCCGGTGGAATATTTCACCGACGCCGACCGAACTCTGACCCGCGCCGTGTCGCGTGGTCTGATCGTGGATCCCGCGCCGGATCTGCACTCCCTCACCGATACCCTCCGAACTGCCCTGAAGGATTACCGAACGTGA
- the urtE gene encoding urea ABC transporter ATP-binding subunit UrtE codes for MLEARNVTLDYGGSRILHGIDLTAERGKVTCVMGLNGTGKTSLLKALAGRHPMGGTVTLDGAPLPDGAKARALSGIAYVPQGREVFAQLTVAENLATAFACLPKAERAVKEEIYDLFPVLREMQGRRGGDLSGGQQQQLSIARALVTQPKVLLLDEPTEGIQPNIIAQIGRVIAGLREKGDMAIVLVEQRFDFAWGLADHIVALRRGTVLRSEARAGARREDVLADVSV; via the coding sequence ATGCTTGAGGCGCGCAACGTCACCCTGGACTACGGCGGCAGCCGGATCCTGCACGGCATCGACCTGACCGCCGAACGCGGCAAGGTCACCTGCGTCATGGGGCTCAACGGCACCGGCAAGACCTCGCTGCTCAAGGCATTGGCCGGGCGTCACCCGATGGGCGGCACCGTCACCCTAGACGGCGCGCCACTGCCCGACGGGGCCAAGGCAAGGGCGCTTTCCGGCATTGCCTATGTCCCTCAGGGGAGAGAGGTTTTTGCCCAACTCACCGTGGCCGAAAACCTGGCCACCGCCTTCGCCTGCCTGCCCAAGGCCGAGCGGGCGGTGAAGGAAGAGATCTATGATCTGTTCCCCGTGCTGCGCGAAATGCAGGGCCGCCGGGGGGGCGACCTGTCGGGCGGGCAACAACAACAGCTGTCGATCGCTCGCGCCTTGGTCACCCAGCCCAAGGTTCTGCTGCTGGACGAGCCGACCGAGGGCATCCAGCCCAACATCATCGCCCAGATCGGCCGCGTCATCGCCGGGCTGCGCGAGAAAGGCGATATGGCCATCGTTCTTGTGGAACAGCGGTTCGATTTTGCCTGGGGATTGGCCGATCACATCGTCGCCCTGCGCCGGGGCACCGTTCTGCGGTCCGAGGCGCGGGCCGGGGCGCGGCGCGAGGATGTTCTGGCCGACGTCTCGGTCTGA
- a CDS encoding LacI family DNA-binding transcriptional regulator has translation MPERVTIKSIARDLGVSHMTVSRALSGHPNVLKETRDAVRKRAAELGYVKSAAAMAMRGDGTGIVGLLLPNIINEFYARFANTLATACDGAGMQLIIHLTNDDPATEEAALDRLREVQASSVVMVPVPGRDGRPTAQVAGLRTVQLIRQRAFDDATGAILLDDGPALRAAIAHLVGRGHSRIAYIGADAALSSGRSRLSAFEKGMATAGLPADLVRTGAPSFDMGRACAQDLLTGEATALLCGGFEISNGALSACLEDGGRIDFVGYGDPSFYAWVDGGVTTVQVPVEALAHHAVQMIVEGRTTETATFAAELVLRR, from the coding sequence GTGCCGGAACGGGTCACCATAAAATCCATCGCCCGCGATCTGGGCGTCTCTCACATGACCGTTTCGCGTGCCCTGTCGGGGCATCCGAACGTTCTGAAGGAAACGCGCGACGCGGTGCGCAAACGTGCCGCCGAACTCGGCTATGTCAAAAGCGCGGCGGCCATGGCCATGCGCGGCGACGGCACCGGCATCGTCGGCCTGCTGCTGCCGAACATCATCAATGAATTCTACGCCCGTTTCGCCAACACGCTGGCCACTGCCTGCGACGGGGCCGGAATGCAGCTGATCATTCACCTAACCAACGACGACCCCGCCACCGAAGAGGCTGCGCTGGATCGCCTGCGAGAGGTGCAGGCCTCGTCGGTGGTGATGGTGCCTGTGCCGGGGCGGGACGGCCGCCCGACGGCGCAGGTCGCGGGGCTGCGCACGGTGCAATTGATCCGGCAACGGGCCTTTGACGATGCGACAGGGGCGATCCTGCTGGACGACGGCCCTGCATTGCGCGCCGCAATCGCCCACCTGGTCGGGCGCGGGCACAGTCGGATTGCCTATATCGGCGCGGATGCGGCGCTATCGTCGGGCCGCAGCCGGCTGAGCGCCTTTGAAAAGGGCATGGCCACGGCGGGGTTGCCCGCGGATCTGGTACGCACCGGTGCGCCGTCTTTCGACATGGGCCGGGCCTGCGCGCAGGACCTGCTGACAGGCGAGGCGACCGCCCTGCTGTGTGGCGGGTTCGAGATCTCGAACGGTGCCCTGTCCGCCTGCCTGGAGGACGGGGGCCGCATCGACTTCGTCGGCTATGGCGACCCGTCGTTCTATGCTTGGGTCGATGGGGGCGTCACAACGGTCCAGGTCCCGGTCGAGGCATTGGCCCACCATGCCGTACAGATGATCGTCGAAGGGCGCACCACCGAGACGGCGACCTTCGCCGCCGAACTCGTCTTGCGCCGCTAG